A stretch of Alkalicella caledoniensis DNA encodes these proteins:
- a CDS encoding Lin0368 family putative glycerol transporter subunit, whose translation MTLQLAIGTFAGAFIFPFMIRLMWGKFVDNFGPIGGWMAAGFIVGTAWTLTHGVGAIYQTGGAWVDQAFAAFSGLWIASAIAGDDVGKSIPTIICSIVGGIIAGYVLFSFLG comes from the coding sequence ATGACTCTACAATTAGCAATTGGAACATTTGCGGGCGCTTTCATTTTCCCGTTTATGATTAGATTGATGTGGGGCAAGTTCGTTGATAATTTCGGACCTATCGGTGGTTGGATGGCAGCGGGCTTCATAGTTGGTACTGCTTGGACACTTACTCACGGAGTAGGGGCTATTTACCAGACTGGTGGCGCATGGGTAGACCAAGCATTCGCTGCTTTTTCAGGTCTTTGGATTGCTTCTGCAATAGCTGGAGATGACGTTGGTAAATCCATACCGACTATAATTTGTTCTATAGTAGGTGGTATAATCGCCGGTTACGTATTATTTAGCTTCCTAGGTTAA
- the glpK gene encoding glycerol kinase GlpK — protein MDKKFILSLDQGTTSSRAIIFDHDGKIVATSQKEFTQIYPKAGWVEHDAMEIWGTQSGVAREVLETAGIKPQEIAAIGITNQRETTVVWDKNTGKPVYNAIVWQCRRTANICDDLKARGLEEYIRDNTGLVVDAYFSGTKVKWILDNVEGAREKAENGDLIFGNIDTWLIWNLTRGKVHVTDYSNASRTMLYNIKELKWDEKILAELGIPASMLPEVKPSSEVYGHTDVETFGGAEIPIAGAAGDQQAALFGQACFSPGMAKNTYGTGCFMLMNTGEKFVPSNNGLLTTLAWGVDGKVEYALEGSIFVAGASVQWLRDELKIIRDAQDSEYLATKVKDSNGVYVVPAFVGLGAPYWDMYARGTIVGLTRGAKAEHLVRATLESIAYQTRDVLEAMQEDSGITLQALKVDGGAVANNFLMQFQSDILGVQVDRPEVTETTALGAAYLAGLAVGFWKSRDEISNKWIVDRSFNASMEEEGKEKLYSGWKRAVERSRDWEQE, from the coding sequence ATGGATAAAAAATTTATTTTATCTTTAGACCAAGGAACCACTAGTTCAAGAGCAATAATCTTCGATCACGATGGTAAGATTGTAGCAACATCCCAAAAGGAATTTACACAAATTTACCCAAAAGCTGGTTGGGTTGAGCATGATGCAATGGAAATATGGGGAACTCAAAGTGGTGTGGCAAGAGAAGTTTTAGAAACAGCTGGTATTAAGCCCCAAGAGATCGCGGCTATAGGTATCACAAATCAAAGGGAAACAACAGTTGTTTGGGATAAGAACACTGGTAAACCTGTATATAACGCAATTGTTTGGCAATGTAGAAGAACAGCAAACATTTGCGATGACTTAAAAGCTAGAGGACTTGAGGAGTATATAAGAGATAACACTGGTTTAGTTGTTGATGCTTATTTCTCAGGAACTAAAGTTAAATGGATTTTAGACAATGTTGAAGGTGCTAGAGAAAAAGCAGAAAACGGAGATCTAATCTTCGGTAACATTGACACTTGGTTAATCTGGAATTTAACAAGGGGTAAAGTTCATGTAACTGATTATTCAAATGCTTCAAGAACTATGTTATACAACATTAAAGAGCTTAAGTGGGATGAAAAAATCCTTGCAGAGCTTGGTATTCCTGCTTCTATGTTGCCAGAAGTTAAACCTTCAAGTGAAGTTTATGGCCACACTGATGTAGAAACATTTGGTGGAGCAGAGATTCCTATCGCAGGAGCTGCTGGTGACCAACAAGCGGCACTTTTCGGTCAAGCGTGCTTTAGCCCAGGAATGGCTAAGAACACTTACGGAACTGGGTGCTTTATGTTAATGAATACTGGTGAGAAATTTGTTCCTTCTAACAACGGGCTATTAACAACTTTAGCTTGGGGTGTAGATGGTAAGGTTGAATATGCTTTAGAAGGTAGTATCTTCGTAGCTGGTGCTTCTGTTCAATGGTTAAGAGATGAACTGAAAATTATCAGAGACGCTCAAGATAGCGAGTACCTTGCTACTAAAGTTAAAGACTCTAATGGTGTTTATGTTGTACCTGCATTTGTAGGTTTAGGAGCACCATACTGGGATATGTATGCAAGGGGTACAATTGTAGGCTTAACTCGTGGAGCTAAAGCTGAACATTTAGTTCGTGCAACCCTTGAATCTATTGCATATCAAACTAGAGACGTATTAGAAGCTATGCAAGAAGATTCAGGCATAACTTTACAAGCACTTAAGGTTGATGGTGGAGCAGTTGCTAACAACTTCTTAATGCAATTCCAATCAGACATCCTAGGTGTTCAAGTTGATAGACCAGAAGTTACAGAGACAACCGCTCTTGGTGCGGCTTACCTAGCTGGTCTTGCAGTTGGATTCTGGAAGAGTAGAGACGAAATCTCTAACAAGTGGATCGTTGATAGAAGCTTTAACGCTTCCATGGAAGAAGAAGGAAAAGAAAAACTTTACTCCGGTTGGAAACGTGCTGTTGAGCGTTCTAGAGATTGGGAACAAGAATAA
- a CDS encoding NAD(P)/FAD-dependent oxidoreductase, which translates to MYDVTIIGAGVVGCAIARELAKFNIKTIIVDKENDVANGTTKANSAIVHAGYDALPGTLKASTNVLGNALYEDLCKELDVPFKRIGSFVVATEESDIEVLKELKEQGEINGVPNLEIISKEEVRKMEPNLSEDIIAALYAPTAGIVGPWELAIALAENAAENGVEILLNSPVTSINKVDSGYVVVAGEKEISTRYIMNCAGLFADKINDMVNEPFFEILPNRGEYNLFDKSVGDFVNTVVFQTPSKDGKGVVVLPTVHGNFLIGPTAEKVEDPNDLKTTMNGLNFLREKAHKVIPGFPFNAVITSFTGLRAKVKHGDFIIEESKNSKGFINVAAIDSPGLTAAPAIAKMAVEILCKSSGGFETNESFNPNRKPSIHFIDLSDNEKAELIKKDPRFGRIICRCENITEGEIVDIVNRKAGATNLDAVKRRARAGGGRCQGGFCGPRVMEILAKELQTDITSIVKDSKGSYILTGSTKSSSVEVN; encoded by the coding sequence ATGTATGATGTTACCATTATAGGCGCTGGCGTAGTGGGATGTGCCATTGCCCGTGAGTTAGCTAAATTTAACATAAAAACCATCATTGTAGATAAGGAAAACGATGTGGCAAATGGAACAACCAAGGCCAATAGTGCCATAGTACATGCGGGCTACGATGCGCTACCAGGAACACTAAAAGCCAGCACAAATGTGCTAGGAAATGCTTTGTATGAGGACTTATGTAAGGAATTAGATGTACCTTTTAAAAGAATAGGTTCTTTTGTAGTAGCCACGGAAGAAAGTGATATAGAAGTACTAAAAGAACTAAAAGAACAAGGAGAAATAAATGGGGTTCCAAACCTAGAGATAATCTCCAAAGAAGAAGTTAGGAAGATGGAGCCTAACCTAAGTGAAGATATAATAGCAGCTCTATATGCACCTACTGCTGGAATAGTAGGGCCATGGGAGTTGGCTATAGCTTTAGCGGAAAATGCAGCGGAAAATGGAGTGGAAATTCTCCTTAACAGCCCTGTTACAAGTATAAATAAGGTTGACTCAGGTTATGTAGTAGTCGCAGGGGAAAAAGAAATTTCCACTAGATATATAATGAACTGTGCAGGGCTTTTTGCTGACAAAATTAACGATATGGTAAATGAACCATTTTTTGAAATTTTACCTAACCGAGGAGAGTACAACTTATTTGATAAATCCGTGGGAGACTTTGTAAACACTGTAGTATTCCAAACACCATCGAAAGATGGCAAAGGGGTAGTGGTACTACCAACAGTACATGGTAACTTCTTAATAGGCCCTACGGCTGAAAAAGTAGAAGACCCCAATGATTTAAAAACAACCATGAATGGACTGAACTTCCTAAGGGAAAAGGCTCATAAAGTAATACCTGGATTTCCTTTTAATGCAGTTATAACTTCTTTTACAGGTTTAAGGGCCAAAGTCAAACATGGGGATTTTATTATTGAGGAATCAAAGAACTCCAAGGGCTTTATAAATGTTGCAGCCATCGATTCACCAGGCTTAACTGCAGCACCAGCCATTGCGAAGATGGCAGTCGAAATATTATGTAAATCATCAGGTGGTTTTGAAACTAACGAGAGTTTTAACCCAAATAGAAAACCATCTATTCATTTTATAGATTTAAGTGATAATGAAAAGGCTGAACTTATTAAGAAAGATCCCCGCTTTGGTAGAATCATTTGTCGTTGCGAAAATATTACTGAAGGCGAAATAGTAGATATAGTTAACAGAAAAGCTGGTGCTACTAACTTAGATGCGGTCAAACGTAGAGCAAGAGCAGGTGGAGGTAGATGTCAAGGTGGTTTCTGTGGCCCGAGGGTAATGGAAATACTAGCTAAGGAACTACAAACTGATATAACTTCTATAGTTAAGGATAGTAAAGGATCCTATATTTTAACAGGTTCTACAAAATCCAGCTCAGTGGAAGTTAACTAA
- a CDS encoding Lin0368 family putative glycerol transporter subunit yields the protein MKHIGTILGSAIAGIFVMSVWGAFVGEHGIGGGWFAGLIIIGSMWYMNHFLGLIDNPGAFIDMALGIGVAGFVRPMFSDGFQVGIDSLPTLAIVLVGGACGGVAAVMLEKHWAKNVVEVEDVNKAA from the coding sequence ATGAAACATATCGGAACAATTCTAGGTTCTGCCATCGCAGGTATTTTTGTTATGAGTGTATGGGGTGCTTTTGTTGGAGAGCACGGTATCGGTGGTGGATGGTTTGCAGGGTTAATCATTATCGGAAGTATGTGGTACATGAATCACTTTTTAGGTCTAATTGATAACCCAGGTGCTTTTATTGACATGGCTTTAGGAATAGGGGTTGCTGGTTTTGTTAGACCAATGTTCTCAGATGGTTTTCAGGTAGGAATCGATTCATTACCTACACTAGCTATCGTTTTAGTAGGTGGAGCTTGTGGCGGTGTTGCTGCTGTTATGCTTGAAAAACATTGGGCGAAAAATGTAGTTGAAGTTGAAGACGTTAACAAAGCTGCATAA
- a CDS encoding glycerol-3-phosphate responsive antiterminator — MKNNFYDKIQCNPIISAVNSLDKLDTAIESPSEIVFLLKGNLLNLKETVEKVAKSKKAIYIHLDLIEGLSRDIYALKYIKDNVRPDGIITTKSSLVRIAKELDMFAIQRLFILDSLSLETGIKSIKSTKPDAVEILPGIMPRITKILHKETNIPIINGGLITLKEEVINSLGSGAIGISTTNEKIWYM, encoded by the coding sequence ATGAAAAACAATTTTTACGACAAAATCCAGTGTAATCCTATTATTTCTGCTGTTAACTCCCTTGATAAGTTAGATACTGCTATTGAATCACCTAGTGAAATAGTATTTTTACTAAAGGGCAATCTGCTCAACCTCAAAGAAACTGTAGAAAAAGTAGCTAAAAGCAAAAAAGCTATTTATATCCACTTAGACTTAATAGAAGGGTTATCGAGGGATATATATGCCCTGAAGTATATTAAAGATAACGTTAGACCAGATGGAATAATAACTACAAAGAGCAGTTTGGTAAGAATAGCTAAGGAATTGGATATGTTCGCAATTCAAAGATTATTTATTTTAGACTCCTTGTCCCTAGAAACAGGAATCAAGTCAATTAAATCAACTAAACCAGATGCTGTGGAAATACTACCAGGGATTATGCCAAGGATAACTAAAATACTCCATAAAGAAACAAATATACCCATTATAAATGGGGGACTTATCACACTAAAAGAAGAGGTAATTAACAGCTTAGGTTCTGGGGCCATTGGCATATCAACAACCAATGAAAAAATTTGGTACATGTAA